GAGACCATTAAGGATCCAGAACTTGATCAATTCATGGTGTGTTACAAATTAATCATGGCCTatactctttcttttttttttttttttttgtgctaattaaaataatttgactttataaatatatggttttttttttaaattaaaaaataggaAGCTTATTATGATATGTTGGTGAAATATCGGGAAGAACTCTCAAGGCCGATTCAAGAAGCTATGGATTTTATGCGAAGGATTGAATCTCAGCTTACATCTCTCTGTAATGGCCCAGTTCGGATCTTCAATTCTGGTAAATTTTTCTATTGTAgaaatcaattaatttaatgGAACCCTAGTCACAAATtactatttattaatttatatgatAATGAAGATAGAAACGCACTGATATTTATCATGGGTGTGTAATAAAACAAATCATAATCTTCCCACGTTTGTTCTGTAATCTAtgggtatttttttttaatgtagaATCAGATCTCTGACACTGTAATTTTGTTTGATTATTATGCTTAAATTAATGAGCTATGTTGAATTATGACCATATGTTTGATTAggtttatttgtttatttattatctttattgGTTTTGGTGATGTTAACAATTCCGAGATTGATGGTATCATTGTTTTAGTTATTTTACTTAAATGGGTCTTATTAACGAGCTTAAACTCATTCAAATTGAAGCTTAATTAAGTAAATTTAGTCCAACATAGGATTCTGTTCATATCAAACCCTACCCCATGTAGGTCCTGTCagtgaaaaaaatatattactaATTTATTTACAATCTGTAAAATGTGTCATTTTTTTCTCGTCTGTGTTGTGTGTTCTTCCAAATTTTCTAAATCAACCCCTTTTTCCCCTTTCCTCTTTATTATTCTCACTCACCATTTGTTTTTTCATCTTGTTTTCTTGTATTTAGATCAATAATTTTATCTGTTGTTGATTTTGTAAGCTATTGAAATGTTAACCACATGCATGCAAAATCAGTTGtgctaattaaattaataaaagaattGAACTTTTGATATATTCGAAGATGAATGAGGAATTTGTTTGCATTTGATACAACGCATTCTGTCATATTCTGATATATTAATTATGTAACTTAGtgaatatttttgttattaattaattaataaggAGCTGAATATTCTGGAACATGAAAGTACCGAGAAACATcttgtttctataatcaattagAATGTTTGGAATTCTATCAAATTATATGTGTGTGCACCTTGAAACAAATGAGTATATACATATGAACCATTATTTGGGggtttttctcttttgttttttctgAAAAATTTTAGATGACGGTAATTATGAGCTGAGTATGGGGATTTGAACTTGTAACGATTTCTCATTATTAGTTTATATACATGTTGCTTATTGTACATCACTGAGATGAGGTGAAGTTTTTTCTTGACTATCTGCTAGCTTGGTTAAGTATTGTAGTTGGAgcattatattttatatttcgAGGAATTTGGTTGTGTATCGAACAACGAGTTTGATAATTTTTTGAAGTACTTCTTTGTGCATTGGGAAAGAAAAAGTGGTAGGATGTCTGCTTAATAAAATCTTTTGTGCCTATTTTGAGGTATTTGCATCATTTAAGGTCTATCTGAAATGCTGCATTTCAAGTGCTTAACAGAATATTAGAAACAACAGCCCTCAAAATATCCATAATGATATGATCTTGTTTCTTTTGGGTGTCAACTCTCATATATTTGCTTTTGGTTTCTTCTAAAGCGTCTCATACCATTTATTAtccttttttttcatttatacgTGCATGATCATTATTCATTGTTTCAAATAGTGTCATCTATTTGTCTAACTCTTGTTTAGGCCAATTCCTCTTTCATAAGAATATACATTGTCCATCCAATATAGTTCAATCACATAACAACACTATGACCCTATCTATCAAGACTTGAAAAAATAACACGTATATATAAACTAGTGATACAAAGTTGGTTCAAAAGTTATAACAAGGCTCGCCCTTCTTTATCCAGACTTGAGGATTCTATTATATCATTTGCTAGAGACAATGACCCTCTGAATATATCTCTTATGATACTTCATACTATAGTATCCACTTTGCCCCTTTGGGCTATACCCTCATGAATCTACCTTTAGCTTTGTGTAACACGGTCTTGTAACATTAAAGATTGTTGTCTAACGAAATAGTTTTAAGCACTTAAAAAGTCTTTCCAAAATACATAAATAAGTTGAGAAAATGCTTTTCAGTATTTGTGATACCTAATAAGGAAGCTTTGAATAATTCATGTTTTGTGTAcaccttttcctttttctaacaATGAGAGATTTATGATTCATCTTGTACTATCTATAAACTTCAAGGTTTTCAGCCTAAATTGATGACTCTAACAGAAAAGTATACTTCATTAGTATACATTGAGTTTCTGGATTCCTGAAAATTTgatatttctctttttaattacAGATGAGAAGTGTGAAGGAATGGGATCGTCTGAGGAGGAACAAGAAAATAGCGGTGGAGAAACCGAACTACCGGAGATCGATCCACGGGCTGAAGATAGAGAATTGAAGAACCACCTACTGAGGAAGTACAGTGGTTACTTGAGCAGTCTCAAGCAAGAACTttctaagaaaaagaaaaaaggaaaactcCCAAAAGAAGCAAGGCAAAAACTCCTTAATTGGTGGGAGTTACATTACAAATGGCCATACCCTTCAGTAATTTCCTCAATTCCTCCTTCATTCAATATTTccgtaaaacaaaaaatatttttaagcaCTTCAAAAGTTATTATGAACATACCGactcaaaatttgatttttctttttctcaggAGACGGAGAAGGTGGCATTGGCTGAATCCACTGGGTTGGATCAAAAGCAAATAAACAATTGGTTCATTAACCAAAGGAAGAGACACTGGAAACCTTCTGAAGATATGCAATTCATGGTGATGGATGGCCTTCATCCTCCCAGTGCCGCACTCTATATCGACGGTCACTACATGACCGATGGCCATTATCGGCTCGGACCGTAACCGACCGTAAACACTGCTAAAAGTATATGCAGATTTGCTATGAAATATTCAACAAGgttaatttcttttatataataCCAACCAAATAGTGTGacaaataataatgatatgTGTGATTTTAAGAGATGATATATGCTTaagtttatctttttttttttttttttttttttaacttttcctACATTTATATTCAAAGCCTGTTTGGGTAAATTTAGCTTCAGTTTCACTTTGCAGAAGGTATATGGCTACTCAAAGTAGTTGATATTTTATGGAAGTTACACAGatggaagattttttttttttttttttataatttacttttagttttttcccttctttttcattttcataatGTTTGTGTTGCTGAAACTTATTGTAGTATTTCCagtatatttcattttatttaatatGCATTGAGGAAGTAATGTATAATAAAAGAGAAATATTTGTTATTTGTTGAAAGCCAAATGTATATCCTATAATTCTTTCACTTTCAACTAGTATTTGGCACTAGGGCCATGTTTGTGGTTTAGagttttttgtcatttttcatTGGCTATATAAgcttttattatattttccaACTTATTGAtgtaaattcaaaatttaattacatATCCCTTTCACCcaacttaaatgaaaaatttaCTCCAAAATTAAAGTCAGGTGGAAGAGAGCATTAGGTCAAAACCATAACCAGACAAGATAAGTTTTGAACCCTAAAATAATGAGAGAATTCTCTCAAAGGACAATATATTctgtttgatattttaaaaccTTCCTATTAACAACTCTAAAATGATAACTTTTCATAACTTTACTTCACAAGactatttttaattaattctaaatactaattaaacacctattaatcaaatttaaatattaagggAAGAAAATTGAGAGTtcaaactaaaaagaaaagaaaaatcaaagacAGTGGGCTGTATGTGAAATTCTAATTTGGGTCAGATTTAGTTTCAGAAATTGGGGTACATTTCATAATTGGCCACACAAGCAAGTTCTCTCATTAAAAGAACAAAAGTGGAAAAAATCAATTAATCAATATCTTATCATGGGCTACTAAATTTTATTGCTTTAATTCCGTAAtgacataagaaaaaaaaaggttatctATTTCATATTGTCAATCAAATAATCCAAAACCACTTTGTTCTACTTATCCTTCAATATTCTTATTTTTTGTGTTTTCATCATAATCACATCTTAATTACTAATTAATGTCTGCCCATCTACCCGCCGACGCATAAAAACAAATCTATCCTATATATAATGTAATAATGTATGTTATTATTGtggaaaatatattttatatatgaggTCGACAAAGTGGATAATGATAAGTCAAcaaacaaatattattttagGAAAATCATGCTATGTGTTTATAAAAAAATTCCGAAAGTTTTGTATTTTGTAATGTATCTGTCTCTCAAGATTACATCTGTTTTAGTacattatataattaattggaTTGATTTCGATGACAATGAAACatatattgttatatttattatattcatttgaatatttgaaacATCCTTCTAGCAGCTAGaaatttatgtttatatatGAATTTCTAGATGCCATGACCTTCCTCTTCATTTTACAAGTATTCTCAAGTTATGTCAGATTAAAATTTAAAGCATTAAATATGAATTGAGGATGTGAAGTTCAAATTAATTCTATTGCAATTTTTCTAATTGATGCATATATATTATAATCAATCGATTTGATGTATAAGTACATCATGTCcagtattatttttttctttatgatTAACTCTATGAAAATTAGGTTTTGATGTGTACACCTTTTCCAAAATTGCAACAATTtctgaaatattttaattcaaacACGGGTGTTAGGGTAGAAGATCGTTTTACGAAACAAGGAAAGTATAGGATTTACTAGAGATATCATTAGGTAATTTGAGAGATTTAAATTTCTAAACTATTGAttcaaaacaatttttttgACATCATTGGTTATTAcgtttttattgttttttattatgAGCAATAGAAGTATGGGATTACCATTATGTTTAAGCgaaatgattttgaaattgttaaaCTAATTCCAAACCTGCCTAAATTCTCCGAAATcatttgttaaaattttattttctatctaAAAACCAATTAGAAATAAGAGTAACATTTCACTTAACACAATTTGTaagtatttaaaagaaaaataaatacgTTATTGAAGCTCGGTAATTCTGTGTGAAAACTGTGATAGCGCAAGTTTAGATTTTAGGTCAAATTAATATTGGCCAAACAAGAGACATTTATTATGAAGGATAAAAGAAGTGGATGTTCTATTTTGAAGGATAACCATAAAATCACACAACaagtaattaaatattaattaacttaaattaACAACAactaaacaaatattaaattcaaattactAGTTATTCTATAATTCTTCTAATTATAAAGTTACGAGGTCTCTCAATCTTTTCAAAATGAGATCTTTAATATCTTCCTTTGATAATAGATTTTTATTAGGTTTACCTTTCTTGCATCTggatcctttttcttttattccatTGAAATATCTCTGTTTGAGTTTCATTACCTTTGATACCATACTTGATTAACACAAGAACCACCCCTTCTTAGGAAAATGATATGAAATTGATCTAACACAATTAGTCTTCATTTCTTTTCCAAAAAGGAAAGGCAGTTGGGTTCGATGATTAACCACAGGAATTTAGCTCCGAAAAGTAAGATACTTGAGCAAATTGGATTAGATTAAATTATGGTGAAAAGAATTCAATTGTTTAATCAATAATGACGaacaattattaaataataatcaCAAGAATCCGACACCTAATTGTCGTCAAATTCAATCTTAACAATCTAGGAAATACAACATAATCAAGTCGGCAAATTCCCACAtcctttaatttaatatatattatatataaatgtatatcTTTGTTCTTAATCATATAGTTTCTACTTCTGTTgtattctttttcttcattcCAATCATAGCCCACCAACTGGTTTGTCGATACTTgtctcacttttttttaattaaaaaaataaaaagtctgtccacttttctttaaacaattatttatttaactgATCATTCCTCTTAATCACgcgtataaataaattaaattttattaaaagttaattGGTATTATGTCACTCTAATTAGACGAGCTAAATTGATTAATGAAGGACAAGGACTTCGCCACCAATAACAAAATTTACTATTAATATCaccaaaatgaaaacttaaataCAAAGTATGTCGTCATAACTCATAGTTTTGATTTCTACAAAGCCTAATCTTTTCCAATGTGTTCAAAACACAACAATATATTTGTACAtataataacatattaaatacataaatatcagtgttatatatatatattgaccAAGAAGCCCCAAGGAAAAATAGCAGTCTTCAGGTCAATTTTAATTAAtgatattataattaaaattaggCTGCCGCCTAATTACAAGCCGCCGATGGATGGTTAAATGGGAACTTGAGAAATTGAGGCTTTGACCCAATTGAGAAGTTATTGGCCGGAGATGCATCACCGCCGCTGCTGCCGCCGCCACAAATGGAGCTCTCACATGAAGGGCAAACGGTGAGAGTGGCGGCTTGTAGTTGCATGCAGAACGGTGGAGGCGTTAGTTTGAGTGATTTAATTTCTTGAAGTTCCTTTTGAAGCCTtgtgttttcttcttttagCTTTTCACAGCATTTCTTCAGTAATTCACAATCCATTTCTGTTTGCTTCAGCTTGGTTCTGCATGGGatttatttttcattcattATATATAGTTCTCAAATTGGGAAATTAATTTaacattttaagaaaattaattacCTGGCTCTTCTGTTTTGAAACCATACTTCCACTTGTCTTGGCCTTAGGTTTAATTGCCTAGCCAAATCCTGCTTTTGCTTCTGTTTTGTTGGGATTAAAAAATGGATTAATTGATGTCAAAATCTAAGAGAAATAAATTACTGAAAAAGAGATTTAATGAAGAAGGGATTTAAACATAATTAATTGCTTCCTATATATTTCTTCTATTCAATAAACATAAGTGTGGCAAAAAGAAATGGAATATAAGGATAAGAAATTAAATGGAAACTTATTAAATGGTGCATTAATCTTGTTTATGGAAAATTTACAATCACAAACCACAAAAAATGGAGTTTAATTGTATCCCTATAATTGttgtatttaaaataaaagtgaGATCTTATCTATGTTAATTATTTATCTtcttattaataaaataaacttttgTTTTAAATACAACATATTGTAGGATAAGCGATTAGTACATTTTGTctgatatatatgtatatatattcaattttatttCTCTCAAATTAAATTTGAGGGAAAAAATAATAACTTAATTTTGCTCTTTGGATGGAagaattcttttttttcaaagaatAGAGAAGGATAAGTTTTTATTATAAGTTAACTTTATCATATTAATTTCTCAATCATCTAAAATTATAATCAAGAAGTAAAAGGAAATTACAaatcttaattattatttttaaaatggaaaaagGACAATTATCCATTCCTCTATTTCTCACTCAACCTCGGAAAAGAAAAagggcaaaaagaaaaaaggaaaaaaaaaacttacagGACTAAGACTCGAGTGTTCTTTGAAATTGTCCTCTAAAATGGCGGACTGTTGTTTTGTTAATCTAAGTTTCTTCCTCGGACTTccatcttcatcttcctcacCCACTTTCATACACTCCTCCGTCTCCGCCACATCCTCGCCAGCAGCGCGTTCCCTCTTAAACCCCGACGAGTTGGAAAACGACGAAACCGGACTACCCGAACATCCCTCCTCCGTCGCAGTCTCGACAACAAACGACAATCCAAGCGTCAAAGAAGGCAAAATATCATCATCGAACTTCAAAACCTGCAGCTTCTTCTTATTAACACCGGCTACACCGGACCGCACAGAATCATTAATATCGTCTCCGGAAACCCTCCCTAGGCCAAGAAGAAGCCCCGTGTTGCAATCTGAATCCATTGTTTgacaaaatgaaaaatgaaaaatgaaaagaaagtaaGCTTGAGAGGGGGGGAATATAAAGGGGAGAAATAGAGGGGAAGTTTCTTAGGGTTGGGAATATGGGATTGTGGGGACTCTAATTATGAGAATTAAattccaataataataataattttgaattattattattattattattattattattattattaaaagaaaagagaaattgaaGGAAATAGATTTTGGTGTCACGGTTGACTTGTAAGAGCGAATGGATTTGAATTAGGCGTGTGCTGTGGGTGTACAGAATGAACGCATAATCATTATAAGAGAAGaaactttttccttttaatatttcttttatttcttttttattttttattttaaagttgAATTATAATTACCTTtttgagagttttttttttaaaaaaaaatttggaatTAAAAATACAGTGTATAgttgtgtttttattttaatactTAGGTATATACCATATGGGGTAGTAGTACATGCACCGGGGTCGGCTTCCCGGTTCAttgcattttctttttttactttttcttaattaaCATTTATTACTTTCAACTGGATTTTTAATGTCATGCtttattcttttatctcttctatTCTACATATCCAAATTTCTTAACTTTACCCTTATAATAGTCTGTCACTAACTAtagtttagaaaaaaattagtGATAAGAATCAGATTTAGTTCTCaacttttgttaaaaaataaaaagtttagtttctcaattttttattttataacaatttaacAATTTAGTATGTAATAATTTAGTCTTTAATTATCAATTTATGTGTAAAAATTTAATGTGATTTATTGTATGAATAAATTAATAGACTTCTTCGAGACTCGATAATTTTAAAAGATActagaaaaaaattattgaagatAGCAAAATTGCTgaaaatgtttacaaaatatagtaaaatatcataTTCTATCATTAAATGCATTGATAAACgacgatagaagtctattaatGTCTATCATACCAATGATAGAATATGAAcgtttgctatattttgtaaatgtgTTGGTTTATTacgctatatttgaaaatgtcacACAATACAATGTTTTCAtcataaaatactaaaaaattgACATTAAATTTTGTTTACGTAAGAGATTAAATAACAAAGTTTAGAGGCTAAATTATTAGTTTTGTGAAAGTTTAGGtatcaaaaataattttttaacacaaataataacaatgaattaaatatttattgaaaatatcgaatataaaattttgattaattttaactaaaattaaacaaatttaaagCATAGGACCAAAATAATAGTTGAACGTATACTTCTTGCACTAATCTTTTTCAAAtcatattcttctttttctaacatcttttattttgtttttcttttcatcacgCTCCCTTTTCATCATTGCCTCGGTGAAAAGAAACAAATTCACTCGTTTCTTTCTACAACCCATGAATcatgaaattataaatttgttgTCTTATACGTTACACATCTTTGATctttcacacacacacacacacacacatatatatatatatatatatatattataaaattatacttTCTTTTACTAATCTTACTTAATTCAATAAACAAATATCTATTTACATTAATCATCTCGAAAAATACCTCAAGTTTTGTAATACAGTTGATTgaactttaaaatattttacaaaTTGTGAACATAACTATGATTAttaggtcttttttttttctttataagaAAACATGCATGAGAGATCGATGcatatattaaaagaaaagtaaaaagaatatatatatattttaaaaattatatattgtAATATATATAGCATGGGTTATCAGTTGTCTTTCCTTTTAGCATTAGGTTGTATTATTTCTTGGCTCATAGCAAAAATATGGGCAAGGTATGGAGCGAGTACACTTGGGGTCCTTAATTGATTCTTAATACAATAAAATTGGTTTCTCTTCCTAAAAGAAAACGTAACCTTTTAGGATATACATGGATTGGTTTATCTCTATCTCTCGTAGTCATGTGAAACATCCAATTAAatctaaacaaacaaaaagaaaaaccgTAAATGTGTCAACCTAATTGAGATATCTCGATAGACTTATCGATTCATCATACTTCGTagatttagaaaaaaagaattatattttgaaaaaaaaaagatgaagttAAAAAGTATTGATTTATTAATAAATTCACTCTCCATTCGTACTAAgttaaaagttatttttttttttttgatattttaaaaataataaaataataaataatttacaCTTCATGACAATCATTAAACAATAAAAACTCCACTATACTTGATTTAGTTTCTAAATGGTTAACTTTAACattattttaagtttaaaatttaaattggaaGAAAGTATAAAATTAATACATTAAAATTTGTTCATGTAATTAACTATGAATTTAACTATCAAAATCAATTATACAAATGAATACATAGGTAGAAAGTAGAAACGTTATGAATTCAATTGATACTTAAGAATTTATTTGGAAATTGGAAAAGACAATGTTTTGGGGAAGAAGATTAAAATGGAGGAGTAAGTAATGGTGAAGTTTGAATTAGGAAAACCATGTAGTTGACCTTAGTTATAAGGATTGGGTGTGTGGTAGCTTGTCGGTTGGTGAATTAATAGGAAAACtcccaaataattcaattatcatttttaataatatatttatttatttatttatttatttattattattattattattattattattaatttgcttttcattttatgattttgaatattgaaaataattaaatgatgGGAAGTGACACCCACAGGGTACGGTGGATCCACCGACGAATCCTTAAGTTCAATGCACCCTTTATGGGACTCATAATTATCAATAATTTTGAATTTCCAGCCTCCATTAAACCTTAATTAACCTTACACACAATTAACTTTAACCTTTTTTACCCATTCATTCCAtaactactattattattattattattattattattattattattattattattattattattattattattattattataattattattattattattatttattagaaaaattatcaaaaaaaatgagtaaaatgaacaaactatttatatttatatttattattattactatttgaTATTTGTTGTTTTCGTACATTAAATTCTCTAATACTTAAAAAAGAACCTTTTTATCTTACATGCATTAGTATAACGGATTAGTTCAATAATGTCAACCAAATGAGTATTTTCCATGAGATCATCACAAagcaacaaaaagaaaatcctcttaatttctaaaatgtggttttcttttcttttttattttgaaaaaataattaggTTGAAACAAGGAGATGTGTAATTTGTCAAAAGCACAATCCATCAAATAATTTGAAAAGTATCTCACTTGATTGGATTGTTTGTTGGTCAAAATATAGTCTccaattaaatttataatcaaCAGACGTATTAGATTGTAGGGTTAAGAATAATTAATCAATTAGGTTGTGTTTAAAAAGTTACGTTAGACATGCAAcaaatgtatcaaatacaagtTACTTTTATAAATATGATTTTTATTATATACGTTGAGAAAACCATGAATTAATTGTTATTGTTACGATTACTCAGAACCTTTCAGTagtaataataaacaaataatgcTATCACAATAAACAACTTAAACCTATATTCAAATTATGTTTACAAAATGCTTAACTAAAGATCAACAAAAGCAATTCACTTGTGTTTGTTATTGAGAACCTAAGATCCATCTCTATAATTCATGCCTTTATTGAAAACTCATCACAATTATACCAATTTAATTATGAATTAGTAAATATTGCGtaaaattataaataagataacaattcaataaattatttaaattgttTTACAAACTTATCAAACCACATGATACacaacttttatatatatatatatataaagttcaaatattatattaattatcattgagcgaaaataatttattattgtccTACCTCGTATAAGATCactttttaatttattcactaaaaata
This region of Cucumis melo cultivar AY chromosome 7, USDA_Cmelo_AY_1.0, whole genome shotgun sequence genomic DNA includes:
- the LOC103493637 gene encoding homeobox protein knotted-1-like 2 is translated as MEEYNNDVNENSNGRGNFLYGSGNSSSSNFGRSTAEMNVNNFHLQQGADCFQTPHHQSIVKTEATTSQHHHLLKFHYPLIRQPPPPPQPQTTCRPEQNGVVDFEAIKAKILAHPQYSSLLEAYMECQKVGAPPQVVERLVAARQEFEARQRSSMVSGETIKDPELDQFMEAYYDMLVKYREELSRPIQEAMDFMRRIESQLTSLCNGPVRIFNSDEKCEGMGSSEEEQENSGGETELPEIDPRAEDRELKNHLLRKYSGYLSSLKQELSKKKKKGKLPKEARQKLLNWWELHYKWPYPSETEKVALAESTGLDQKQINNWFINQRKRHWKPSEDMQFMVMDGLHPPSAALYIDGHYMTDGHYRLGP
- the LOC103493636 gene encoding homeobox-leucine zipper protein HAT9-like; translation: MDSDCNTGLLLGLGRVSGDDINDSVRSGVAGVNKKKLQVLKFDDDILPSLTLGLSFVVETATEEGCSGSPVSSFSNSSGFKRERAAGEDVAETEECMKVGEEDEDGSPRKKLRLTKQQSAILEDNFKEHSSLSPKQKQDLARQLNLRPRQVEVWFQNRRARTKLKQTEMDCELLKKCCEKLKEENTRLQKELQEIKSLKLTPPPFCMQLQAATLTVCPSCESSICGGGSSGGDASPANNFSIGSKPQFLKFPFNHPSAACN